The Daucus carota subsp. sativus chromosome 9, DH1 v3.0, whole genome shotgun sequence genome window below encodes:
- the LOC108203053 gene encoding heterogeneous nuclear ribonucleoprotein 1, giving the protein MAMETGKLFIGGISWDTNEDSLKEYFQTFGEVVEAVIMKDRATGRARGFGFVVFADAAVAERVVKAKHMIDGRTVEAKKAVPRDDQQTPTRISGSIQGSPSPARTARTKKIFVGGLASTVTENEFKKYFDQFGCITDVVVMYDHNTQRPRGFGFITFDSEEAVDRVLLRTFHELNGKMVEVKRAVPKELSPGSIKNQLGGPNYGVSRVSDLLSAYTQRFNQSPIGSYGLRLDGRFSPVSVGRSVYPPIGSGYGIGPNLEPGFGSNFEGAGQLSNISYGRGPNPMQNGSPNRFSSAVGYGVGSSGYGISSISRNTLGNGSVTYAKSPTNSGPFTGTGVGNTGLLSAFGNIEAIWGSPPISVQGGGMASALSSGGSLNFDSADSSLELGPIGYARNTSSNVAPTSSMYAAAASSNEGDFGNFPGGGLFYGDPAWRSSSPELDGFGLFASELRNAVSDVTPRDAVHYAEGYSVNNRSTRGMAA; this is encoded by the exons ATGGCAATGGAAACTGGAAAGCTTTTCATTGGCGGAATTTCTTGGGACACCAATGAAGATAGTTTGAAAGAGTACTTTCAAACATTTGGAGAAGTTGTTGAAGCTGTGATAATGAAGGATAGAGCAACAGGCCGAGCCCGTGGGTTTGGTTTTGTTGTATTTGCTGATGCTGCAGTTGCGGAAAGAGTTGTCAAGGCGAAGCACATGATTGATGGCAGAACT GTAGAAGCAAAAAAGGCGGTGCCTAGGGATGATCAACAGACTCCCACCAGAATTAGTGGCAGCATTCAAGGGTCTCCAAGTCCTGCTCGCACGGCCCGCACAAAAAAGATATTTGTGGGAGGCTTAGCATCCACAGTTACGGAAAATGAGTTCAAAAAGTACTTTGATCAATTTGGGTGTATCACAGATGTTGTGGTGATGTATGATCACAACACCCAAAGGCCTAGAGGTTTTGGATTCATTACATTTGATTCAGAGGAAGCTGTGGACAGAGTCCTTCTCAGAACATTTCATGAACTCAATGGTAAAATGGTTGAGGTCAAGCGTGCTGTTCCCAAAGAGTTATCCCCAGGGTCAATAAAGAACCAATTAGGCGGACCAAACTATGGAGTAAGCAGAGTCAGTGATTTGCTTAGTGCCTACACTCAGAGATTTAATCAGAGCCCAATTGGAAGCTATGGACTGAGATTGGATGGTAGGTTTAGTCCAGTTTCTGTTGGTAGGAGTGTTTATCCTCCAATCGGTTCTGGTTATGGTATTGGACCAAATCTTGAGCCCGGTTTTGGTTCAAATTTTGAGGGTGCTGGACAGTTATCTAATATTAGCTATGGTCGTGGTCCAAATCCTATGCAGAATGGGAGTCCAAACAGGTTTAGTAGCGCAGTTGGGTATGGAGTAGGTAGCAGTGGTTATGGCATAAGTTCAATTAGCAGGAACACATTGGGGAACGGTAGTGTTACTTATGCTAAAAGTCCTACAAACTCTGGCCCTTTTACGGGTACTGGAGTTGGAAATACTGGGCTTCTCAGTGCATTTGGCAATATTGAAGCTATTTGGGGTTCACCTCCCATCTCAGTTCAAGGAGGAGGAATGGCTTCTGCTTTGAGCAGCGGAGGCAGTTTAAATTTTGATAGTGCTGACAGCAGTCTTGAGTTGGGCCCGATAGGTTATGCCAGGAACACAAGCAGCAATGTTGCTCCAACATCTTCTATGTATGCTGCTGCTGCTAGTAGTAATGAGGGGGATTTTGGGAATTTCCCTGGTGGGGGTTTATTTTATGGTGATCCAGCCTGGCGATCATCATCCCCAGAGCTTGATGGTTTTGGCCTGTTTGCCAGCGAACTCCGCAATGCCGTTTCTGATGTTACCCCTAGAGATGCTGTTCATTATGCTGAAGgatatagtgttaataataGATCAACAAGAG GGATGGCTGCATAG